The Oncorhynchus masou masou isolate Uvic2021 chromosome 31, UVic_Omas_1.1, whole genome shotgun sequence genome includes a region encoding these proteins:
- the LOC135523543 gene encoding uncharacterized protein LOC135523543, protein MRMLLDSGWVKFGPAGRDSLDWVPGSGPSPLPSLDKHAQGDHWNELTPSEDIMSKEFILYVVVATTSLLFISLVGFLVYRRCSTSKLALTNVITLDLEELQDLQDLQDPESSTDFLSSLALHRDHIPSCSSETDMSDGVFLMVYLPTPYEETLTKLARAASIRSSRGVDRSASVRSSRGVDRSASVRSSRGVDQSEGTRTSRGLNRAATVRNSRDVDPPKIDRSASVRSSRGADRAASINSANPPAGQGRTDETRTDADSVKKQSTDEGQDSIE, encoded by the exons ATGCGGATGTTACTGGATAGCGGTTGGGTGAAGTTTGGGCCAGCGGGCAGAGATAGCCTTGACTGGGTCCCTGGGTCTGGGCCGTCGCCGCTCCCCTCTCTTGACAAACATGCTCAG GGTGACCACTGGAATGAGTTGACCCCCAGTGAGGACATCATGAGCAAAGAGTTCATCCTTTATGTTGTCGTAGCAACAACCTCTCTCCTTTTCATCAGCCTCGTTGGCTTCCTGGTCTACAGGAGATGCTCTACCAGCAAATTGGCTCTGACCAACGTCATCACCCTGGACCTGGAGGAGCTCCAAGATCTGCAGGACCTCCAGGACCCAGAGAGCAGCACTGACTTCCTGTCCTCACTGGCCTTGCACAGAGACCATATCCCCAGCTGCAGCTCTGAGACAGACATGTCTGACGGAGTCTTCCTCATGGTCTACCTGCCAACACCCTATGAGGAGACCCTTACTAAGTTAGCCCGGGCTGCTAGCATCCGAAGCTCCAGAGGTGTGGATCGATCTGCTAGTGTCCGAAGCTCCAGAGGTGTGGATCGATCTGCTAGTGTCCGAAGCTCCAGAGGTGTGGATCAATCTGAAGGCACTAGAACCTCCAGAGGTTTGAATCGAGCTGCCACTGTTAGAAACTCAAGAGATGTGGATCCCCCTAAGATAGACCGATCTGCCTCTGTCAGAAGCTCCAGAGGTGCGGATCGAGCTGCCAGCATCAATAGCGCCAATCCACCTGCTGGTCAAGGGAGAACAGATGAAACCCGGACAGATGCAGACTCAGTGAAGAAACAGTCCACGGACGAAGGGCAGGATTCAATCGAATAG